The following is a genomic window from Sutcliffiella horikoshii.
AAACGCTAATTAGAGAGGAGGCTTTTACATGCAAGCTAAAGCTGTTGCAAGAACAGTTCGTATTGCTCCTCGTAAAGCTCGTCTAGTTATGGATTTAATTCGAGGCAAGCAAGTAGGCGAAGCGGTAGCTATTTTGGCATTAACTCCAAAAGCTGCTTCACCAGTAATCGAAAAGGTTCTAAAGTCCGCTATTGCAAATGCAGAGCATAATTTTGAAATGGACGCAAACTCACTAGTTGTAACTGAGGCATACGTTAACGAAGGTCCAACTTTGAAACGTTTCCGCCCTCGTGCAATGGGTCGTGCGAGCCAAATTAACAAACGTACTAGCCACATTACAATCGTGGTATCAGAAAAGAAGGAGGGATAACCAGTGGGTCAAAAGGTAAATCCGATCGGTCTTCGTGTAGGAGTCATTCGTGACTGGGAGTCCAAGTGGTACGCAGGCAAAGATTATGCTAACCTGCTACATGAAGACATCAAAGTTCGCGAATACATCGCAAAACGTCTAAATGACGCATCTGTTTCTAAAGTAGAAATCGAACGTGCTGCAAACCGTTTGAACGTTACTGTTCACACTGCTAAGCCAGGTATGGTTATTGGTAAAGGTGGTACGGAAGTTGAAGCATTACGTAAAGCACTTAACCAACTAACTGGTAAACGTGTACACATCAACATCCTTGAAATTAAGAGAGCAGATTTGGATGCTAAATTGGTAGCTGAAAACATCGCTCGTCAATTAGAAAACCGTGTATCTTTCCGTCGTGCTCAAAAGCAATCACTTCAACGTGCAATGCGCGCTGGTGCGAAAGGTATTAAAACGATGGTTTCTGGTCGCCTAGGCGGAGCAGATATCGCTCGTTCTGAACATTATAGTGAGGGTACAGTTCCACTTCATACTCTTCGCGCTGATATTGACTATGGTACAGCAGAAGCTGATACAACTTACGGTAAATTAGGTGTGAAAGTATGGATCTACCGTGGAGAGGTCCTTCCTACAAAGAAGAAAAATGAGGAAGGAGGAAAATAATTATGTTATTACCAAAACGCGTAAAATATCGCCGCGAACATCGTGGAAAAATGCGTGGTAAAGCGAAAGGCGGTACAGAAGTACATTTCGGAGAGTTCGGATTACAATCTCTTGAAGCTTCTTGGATCACTAACCGTCAAATCGAAGCTGCGCGTCGTGCGATGACTCGTTACATGAAACGTGGCGGTAAAGTTTGGATTAAAATTTTCCCTTCAAAACCATACACTGCAAAACCTCTAGAGGTCCGAATGGGTTCCGGTAAAGGTGCTCCAGAAGGATGGGTAGCAGTTGTTAAACCTGGAAAGGTTATGTTTGAAATTTCAGGTGTATCTGAAGAAGTAGCTCGTGAAGCATTACGTTTAGCTATGCACAAGTTGCCAGTTAAATGTAAGTTCGTAAAACGTGAAGAAATTGGTGGTGAATCTAATGAAAGCTAATGAACTACGCGACTTAACCACTGCCGAGATTGAACAAAAAGTGAAATCTTTAAAAGAAGAGTTATTTAACCTACGCTTTCAATTAGCGACTGGTCAATTAGAAAACAC
Proteins encoded in this region:
- the rplV gene encoding 50S ribosomal protein L22; protein product: MQAKAVARTVRIAPRKARLVMDLIRGKQVGEAVAILALTPKAASPVIEKVLKSAIANAEHNFEMDANSLVVTEAYVNEGPTLKRFRPRAMGRASQINKRTSHITIVVSEKKEG
- the rpsC gene encoding 30S ribosomal protein S3, yielding MGQKVNPIGLRVGVIRDWESKWYAGKDYANLLHEDIKVREYIAKRLNDASVSKVEIERAANRLNVTVHTAKPGMVIGKGGTEVEALRKALNQLTGKRVHINILEIKRADLDAKLVAENIARQLENRVSFRRAQKQSLQRAMRAGAKGIKTMVSGRLGGADIARSEHYSEGTVPLHTLRADIDYGTAEADTTYGKLGVKVWIYRGEVLPTKKKNEEGGK
- the rplP gene encoding 50S ribosomal protein L16, encoding MLLPKRVKYRREHRGKMRGKAKGGTEVHFGEFGLQSLEASWITNRQIEAARRAMTRYMKRGGKVWIKIFPSKPYTAKPLEVRMGSGKGAPEGWVAVVKPGKVMFEISGVSEEVAREALRLAMHKLPVKCKFVKREEIGGESNES
- the rpmC gene encoding 50S ribosomal protein L29 — translated: MKANELRDLTTAEIEQKVKSLKEELFNLRFQLATGQLENTARIREVRKSIARMKTVVREREIASNK